A window of the Arachis duranensis cultivar V14167 chromosome 5, aradu.V14167.gnm2.J7QH, whole genome shotgun sequence genome harbors these coding sequences:
- the LOC107489781 gene encoding kunitz-type trypsin inhibitor-like 2 protein yields the protein MKSALVPLFLFFAFPLAFAQQVLDSNGNPIFPGREYYILPAIFGPPGGGVKLATTGNSKCPVTVLQDYSEVVNGISVKFTIPGVSTLEIYEGTPLEIEFTKKPKCADSSKWIIFVDNEIAKACVGIGGPEDHPGQQTFPGTFSIKKYKFGYKLVFCVAGSPTCLDIGRFDNGEGGRRLNLTEGEAFDIVFVESSSYNNVIRSVV from the coding sequence ATGAAGTCAGCCCTAgttcctctctttctcttctttgcttttccCTTGGCCTTTGCTCAACAAGTTCTGGACTCAAATGGCAACCCCATTTTCCCCGGTCGCGAGTACTACATTTTGCCGGCCATATTCGGCCCACCGGGGGGCGGAGTAAAGCTCGCCACAACCGGAAACTCAAAGTGTCCGGTTACTGTGCTTCAAGATTATTCTGAGGTTGTCAACGGCATCTCTGTGAAATTCACTATTCCAGGAGTAAGTACCCTCGAAATCTACGAGGGTACTCCATTGGAAATAGAGTTCACAAAGAAGCCAAAATGCGCGGACTCTTCGAAGTGGATTATCTTTGTTGACAACGAAATCGCGAAAGCTTGCGTAGGCATTGGTGGTCCTGAGGACCACCCTGGCCAGCAAACTTTCCCGGGCACATTCAGCATTAAGAAATACAAATTCGGATACAAGCTTGTGTTCTGTGTTGCGGGTTCACCAACTTGTTTGGATATTGGAAGGTTTGATAATGGTGAAGGTGGAAGGCGTTTGAATCTCACTGAGGGTGAGGCCTTTGACATTGTGTTCGTAGAGTCTAGTTCTTACAATAATGTAATTAGATCCGTAGTTTAA
- the LOC107489782 gene encoding ribonuclease S-7-like, producing MNCNLVCFETCHVLISTTFTRIHASGMTKPKIPNYFTIHGLWPTNFSSPWPQSCAEKPADYFKRSSIDTLQNGLNHYWPNLKSAETNMELWIEEWEKHGTCSLQKFNQSEYFRQAISITEFLDILVVFKNVGIIPHRTKTYSLIDIVNAIKETKTRQVEPELVCFQDRSDVLLREIRVCLDANLAEYISCPINRSKGVILCKTKSNAIKIPV from the exons ATGAATTGCAATTTAGTTTGCTTTGAAACATGTCATGTTTTGATTTCCA CAACCTTTACTCGTATCCATGCATCTGGAATGACGAAGCCAAAGATCCCAAACTATTTCACAATACACGGTCTTTGGCCTAcaaatttctcttctccttgGCCACAATCTTGTGCTGAAAAGCCAGCGGATTATTTTAAGAGAAGCTCG ATTGATACATTGCAAAATGGATTAAACCATTATTGGCCAAATCTAAAATCAGCAGAAACGAACATGGAGTTATGGATTGAAGAATGGGAAAAACATGGAACGTGTAGCcttcaaaaatttaatcaatCTGAATATTTTAGACAGGCTATATCTATTACAGAATTTTTGGACATTCTAGTTGTATTCAAGAATGTTGGAATAATCCCTCATAGAACTAAAACTTATAGTCTCATTGACATTGTTAATGCAATAAAAGAGACTAAGACTCGTCAAGTTGAACCCGAACTTGTGTGCTTCCAAGATCGGAGTGATGTGTTATTGCGAGAGATTCGTGTGTGTCTGGATGCTAACTTAGCCGAATATATTTCATGTCCTATTAATAGATCCAAAGGTGTTATTTTATGCAAAACAAAGTCTAATGCTATTAAAATACCTGTGTAA